The Virgibacillus phasianinus genome includes a window with the following:
- a CDS encoding MATE family efflux transporter: MFYNSNDVLPKKNNGTKEKLKIILFLAMPAVIENFFQTILGFVDTLFVSKIGLDAVSAVGVTNAILAVYIAIFMSLGVAVNVWVAKYIGAGENEKAKHIGQQAIVLAIVLGIIFGAVTFFFTTSLLQLMGIEENVLEKAVLYFRIVAIPSVLISLMFVFSSILRGTGDTKTPMKITIGINLLNILLDYALIFGFAFIPSMGIAGAAYATVIARLVGSVALLIYLQKVIGITKANWKVDRKQQWDLITLGSPVGAERLVMRIGQVLYFGFIVVLGTNTFAAHQIAGSIEIFSYMIANGFATAAMVLVGQSLGADNYDDAKQYARLSTLLGIGLMTIVGFLLFFFGGLIGSFFTNNPNVIEQIQVALQIDAFIQPVLAVVLILTGVFNGGSNTKFPMYITTIGIWGVRIIFIYLLAIMLNWGIAGVWIAIGLDNLFRAIFLFVRFSKDNWAKKNEQL; the protein is encoded by the coding sequence ATGTTTTATAATTCCAATGATGTTCTTCCGAAAAAAAACAATGGGACAAAAGAGAAATTAAAAATCATTTTATTTTTAGCCATGCCTGCAGTGATTGAGAATTTCTTTCAAACGATTCTCGGCTTTGTGGATACCCTTTTTGTTTCAAAAATTGGTTTGGATGCAGTATCAGCTGTAGGAGTAACCAATGCTATTTTAGCTGTATATATTGCTATTTTTATGTCTCTTGGGGTGGCCGTTAATGTTTGGGTGGCTAAATATATTGGAGCAGGTGAAAATGAAAAAGCAAAACATATTGGTCAGCAGGCAATTGTATTAGCAATCGTTTTAGGAATTATTTTTGGAGCGGTAACCTTCTTCTTTACCACATCATTGCTTCAATTGATGGGAATTGAAGAAAATGTTCTTGAGAAGGCAGTATTATACTTTCGAATTGTTGCTATTCCCTCTGTTCTTATCTCACTCATGTTTGTTTTTAGCAGTATTCTAAGAGGAACTGGGGATACGAAAACGCCGATGAAAATAACAATTGGTATTAATCTATTAAACATTTTGTTAGATTATGCTTTGATTTTTGGCTTCGCTTTTATCCCATCAATGGGTATAGCCGGTGCAGCATATGCAACGGTCATTGCAAGGTTGGTTGGTAGTGTTGCACTATTGATTTATCTTCAGAAGGTAATAGGCATTACAAAGGCCAACTGGAAGGTTGATCGCAAACAACAATGGGATTTGATCACACTGGGAAGCCCTGTTGGCGCAGAACGTTTAGTTATGAGAATAGGACAAGTTTTATATTTCGGTTTCATTGTAGTCCTGGGTACAAATACATTTGCTGCTCACCAAATAGCAGGTAGCATTGAGATCTTTTCTTATATGATTGCGAATGGATTTGCAACAGCAGCAATGGTATTGGTGGGGCAAAGTCTCGGAGCTGACAACTACGATGACGCGAAGCAATATGCAAGACTATCAACATTACTAGGTATTGGATTAATGACAATTGTTGGGTTTCTGCTCTTTTTTTTCGGAGGATTGATCGGTAGCTTTTTTACCAATAACCCGAATGTAATTGAACAAATTCAGGTCGCGTTACAAATTGATGCCTTTATTCAACCTGTATTGGCTGTGGTTCTCATTTTAACTGGCGTTTTCAATGGGGGGAGTAATACAAAATTTCCCATGTACATTACAACGATTGGCATTTGGGGTGTACGTATCATTTTTATTTACCTTTTGGCAATCATGCTGAATTGGGGAATTGCTGGTGTTTGGATCGCCATAGGTTTAGACAACCTTTTCCGGGCTATATTTCTGTTTGTACGTTTTAGCAAGGATAATTGGGCTAAAAAGAACGAGCAGCTGTAG
- a CDS encoding ZIP family metal transporter, translated as MNLAWMIGALASALGIGFGGGLAWLMRGAQQGFNFIYSLCAGLIMGLLFLEMIPESIELGGWVDLGLGLVAGLLLFIYIHRLMDNVTIITGSHQKDIFVRSGVLLSISIAIHNFPVGIALGSTSGTGIGNLMLTTLVLHNIPEGIIIFTPLFLAGFGILTWMVFTTIIALPIAVGSLLGQFFGIGIPSLLAFVINLAIAVIFLVSLKEIFWEAVKNSSILYCSIFGTFGFSIIYLYLAILN; from the coding sequence ATGAATCTGGCATGGATGATTGGGGCGCTCGCTTCTGCTCTCGGAATTGGTTTTGGTGGTGGACTTGCATGGTTAATGAGAGGGGCCCAACAGGGTTTTAACTTTATATATTCACTGTGTGCGGGTCTTATAATGGGATTATTATTTCTTGAGATGATTCCGGAAAGTATTGAATTAGGCGGTTGGGTTGATCTAGGACTTGGTTTAGTGGCAGGATTGTTACTGTTTATATATATTCATCGTTTGATGGACAACGTTACAATCATTACCGGAAGTCATCAAAAGGATATCTTTGTCCGTTCTGGTGTATTGTTGTCAATTAGCATTGCAATTCATAACTTTCCTGTCGGGATAGCACTTGGCTCGACCAGTGGAACAGGTATCGGAAACCTAATGTTAACAACCCTTGTTTTACATAACATTCCAGAAGGGATTATCATTTTTACTCCTTTATTTTTAGCCGGCTTTGGAATTCTTACTTGGATGGTTTTCACAACCATTATTGCGCTTCCAATTGCTGTAGGATCTTTACTAGGACAATTTTTTGGAATTGGAATTCCTTCATTACTAGCGTTTGTTATAAATCTTGCCATTGCTGTGATTTTTTTGGTCTCATTAAAAGAGATCTTTTGGGAGGCTGTAAAAAATTCATCTATCCTGTATTGTTCAATTTTTGGTACATTTGGATTTAGTATCATTTATTTGTATTTGGCCATTTTAAATTAA
- a CDS encoding cation diffusion facilitator family transporter, whose product MGHDHGHDHTHGANKKALMISFIVITCYMVIEAFGGFITNSLALLSDAGHMLSDSISLGVGLLAFTLGEKVSNYSKTYGYKRFEILAAVFNGVTLLAISLYIFYEAFQRFTDPPEVASTGMLTIAAIGLLVNIFVAWMLMRGDTKENLNLRAAFLHVLGDLLGSVGAIIAALLIMFFNWGWADPLASVIVAILVLISGWRVTKDAIHVLMEGTPKNVDLDEIIKLMKNVPGIMGIHDLHVWSITSGQNALSCHAVVDGDLSIQESQELLLSIEHELEHKGVGHVTIQMENKEHPHDDSLMCQNEQESSSRQHNHDH is encoded by the coding sequence TTGGGACACGATCATGGACATGATCATACTCATGGCGCAAATAAAAAAGCATTAATGATAAGTTTTATTGTTATTACATGCTATATGGTTATTGAAGCATTCGGAGGATTTATTACCAACAGTCTCGCTTTACTATCTGATGCGGGACATATGTTAAGTGACTCTATATCACTAGGGGTAGGATTATTGGCCTTTACATTAGGAGAAAAGGTGTCAAACTATAGTAAAACTTATGGATATAAACGGTTTGAAATACTTGCTGCCGTTTTTAATGGAGTTACTCTTTTGGCAATCTCTTTGTATATTTTCTATGAAGCATTTCAACGTTTTACAGATCCACCGGAAGTGGCATCGACAGGAATGTTGACTATAGCTGCAATTGGATTGTTAGTAAATATTTTCGTGGCATGGATGCTAATGCGAGGTGACACCAAAGAAAACTTAAACCTACGCGCTGCCTTTTTACATGTATTAGGTGACCTTCTTGGATCTGTCGGCGCCATTATCGCGGCCTTACTCATTATGTTTTTCAACTGGGGATGGGCGGACCCACTAGCTAGTGTTATTGTTGCTATTCTCGTATTGATCAGTGGGTGGAGGGTCACAAAAGATGCCATCCATGTATTAATGGAAGGTACTCCCAAAAATGTTGATTTGGATGAAATAATAAAGTTAATGAAAAATGTACCGGGAATAATGGGTATTCATGATTTACATGTATGGAGTATTACGAGTGGGCAAAACGCTCTTTCTTGTCATGCAGTTGTAGATGGTGATTTATCTATTCAAGAAAGTCAGGAATTATTATTATCAATCGAACACGAATTGGAGCACAAGGGCGTGGGACATGTAACCATTCAAATGGAAAATAAAGAACATCCACATGATGATTCGCTGATGTGTCAAAATGAACAAGAATCTTCCTCTCGTCAGCATAATCACGATCATTAG
- a CDS encoding ArsR/SmtB family transcription factor: protein MDEHIEKKEAENEKNLDEETLFVVSQTFKALGDPTRIRILHLLFHKEYPVNGIAEILHLRQSTVSHQLRFLKNLRLVKYRREGTTLYYSHDDEHVMNMLKQTIDHACHS, encoded by the coding sequence ATGGATGAACATATAGAAAAAAAGGAAGCAGAAAATGAAAAGAATTTGGATGAAGAAACTTTATTTGTTGTATCTCAAACATTCAAGGCACTAGGTGATCCCACTAGAATCCGAATTCTTCATTTGCTTTTTCACAAGGAATATCCTGTAAATGGTATTGCGGAAATTTTACATCTCAGACAATCAACTGTGTCTCATCAATTGCGTTTTCTGAAAAACTTACGATTAGTAAAATATCGCCGTGAAGGAACGACTTTATATTATTCGCATGATGATGAACATGTTATGAATATGTTAAAACAAACGATCGATCACGCCTGCCATAGTTAA